The Mytilus trossulus isolate FHL-02 chromosome 3, PNRI_Mtr1.1.1.hap1, whole genome shotgun sequence genome contains a region encoding:
- the LOC134712355 gene encoding uncharacterized protein LOC134712355 translates to MASQPKKSAMKKDSGEKGDKSRPVSSKLTKRESSAKIVNSNTNGLFSKSKQDQILKDNSELQAEVKSLNSRNLELMERLRLITTDLVEHSKSKGYKYSASNQNMDVLDLPIGNISELIEFLTHGKDPRNRASIETRVEELETRITHLNMELAKMLELRINYEHGLDAIQNCNNLFDAQNRARFLLYETKGSRLFTFLEKDQFGVTEEEITNNHNTSTTVTTSEVKPSITHTESIIKKLKTLDLTPPINKLPGETHIKKMDKDLEQYIINELSLCKGNGADWRLFAERVGISTETVVQWKKWKLELPMKYVLETWSHSPAATMRMLHRHLVSPQLRNTLLAKRISDFYKVD, encoded by the exons ATGGCAAGTCAACCTAAAAAGTCAGCTATGAAGAAAGATTCTGGAGAGAAGGGAGATAAATCTCGTCCAGTCTCATCTAAATTAACAAAAAGGGAGTCTTCAGCCAAAATAGTAAATAGCAATACAAATGGATTGTTTAGCAAATCAAAACAGGATCAAATACTCAAAGACAATTCAGAGTTACAAGCTGAAGTCAAATCTTTAAATTCTAGAAATTTGGAACTAATGGAAAGATTAAGACTTATAACAACTGATCTTGTTGAACATTCCAAATCAAAAGGGTACAAATATAGTGCAAGTAATCAAAACATGGATGTGCTGGATTTACCAATAGGAAACATTTCTGAACTTATTGAGTTTTTGACACATGGGAAAGATCCTAGAAATAGGGCTTCTATAGAAACACGGGTAGAGGAACTAGAAACAAGAATTACTCATTTGAATATGGAATTAGCAAAGATGTTGGAACTGAGAATTAACTATGAACATGGACTAGATGCAATTCAAAACTGTAATAATTTGTTTGATGCTCAAAATAGAGCTagatttttgttatatgaaacaa AAGGGAGTAGGCTGTTTACTTTCCTAGAAAAAGATCAGTTTGGTGTTACTGAGGAAGAAATAACTAACAACCACAATACCTCAACTACAGTGACAACCTCAGAAGTCAAACCTAGTATTACTCATACCGAGTCCATTATCAAAAAACTTAAAACCTTAGATTTAACACCG CCCATTAACAAGTTACCAGgagaaacacatataaagaAAATGGACAAAGACCTTGAGCAATACATCATCAATGAACTAAGTCTATGTAAAGGAAATG GTGCGGATTGGAGACTGTTTGCTGAGAGAGTAGGGATATCTACAGAGACTGTGGTACAGTGGAAAAAATGGAAGTTAGAATTACCTATGAAATATGTGTTAGAGACTTGGTCACACAGTCCAGCAGCTACAATGAGAATGTTACATAGACATTTAGTCTCACCACAACTTAGAAATACTCTTCTTGCCAAAAGAATAAGTGatttttataaagttgattAG